A genome region from Deltaproteobacteria bacterium includes the following:
- a CDS encoding DUF86 domain-containing protein: MIDKDVIQSKLRHLQEYLQDLAEYRDITLSNYTASKKDQRFVERTLHLACECCIDIAAHLVSRKALRVPKDNKDLFSVLHENRIISGPVGAAMKKMAQFRNIVVHDYARIDPEIVIGILGHDVNDLRKFAAEILDFLASH, from the coding sequence ATGATTGACAAGGACGTGATCCAATCGAAGTTGCGCCATCTTCAGGAGTATCTCCAAGATCTTGCCGAATACCGCGACATCACGCTGTCGAACTACACGGCCAGCAAGAAAGACCAGCGCTTCGTCGAACGCACGCTTCACCTGGCTTGCGAGTGTTGCATTGATATCGCTGCCCATCTCGTCTCACGCAAGGCGTTGCGAGTCCCGAAAGACAACAAGGATCTCTTTAGCGTCCTGCATGAAAACCGTATCATTTCGGGTCCAGTGGGGGCGGCTATGAAGAAGATGGCCCAGTTCCGGAATATCGTGGTTCACGACTATGCCCGGATTGACCCGGAAATCGTCATTGGCATTCTTGGCCACGACGTTAATGATCTGAGAAAATTCGCAGCCGAAATCCTCGATTTTCTCGCCTCTCACTAA
- a CDS encoding MFS transporter, whose amino-acid sequence MDRTRKNGDRPASRGDEDVPFVSQLAPILFLTTIFFLNFIGRIVFAPLLSSIETDLGLVHAEAASFFFLTSVGYFISLLCSGFLSSRLNHRKTILLSALSVGMALLGLSICNSLWTVRVTLFLLGLSAGIYLPSGIATLTSLVGPRHWGKAIAVHELAPNLGFVAAPLLAEAFMYWFPWRGVIVFLGIGSIMAAAAFYLFGKGGEFPGQAPNFGSLKNLFAEPSFWIMALLFSFGICGTLGIYTMLPLYLVADQGLHRNWANMLVALSRIPSVFMAFVAGWLSDRIGPKLTISGVFLITGLLTILLGTVSDAWIVALVFLQPVIAGCFFPPGFAALSAIGPPDARNVAVSLTVPAAFVFGGGAIPIGIGMMADTGFFDLGIALTGGLILTGSVLALFLKSPRP is encoded by the coding sequence ATGGATCGAACTCGCAAAAATGGTGACAGACCGGCCTCCCGTGGTGACGAGGATGTCCCTTTTGTCTCACAACTGGCCCCCATTCTCTTTCTGACGACCATTTTCTTTTTGAATTTCATCGGAAGGATCGTGTTTGCGCCCCTGTTGTCGAGTATTGAAACCGATCTGGGCCTTGTCCATGCAGAGGCCGCTTCCTTCTTCTTCCTGACTTCCGTCGGATATTTCATCTCACTTCTTTGCTCGGGATTTCTTTCCTCCCGTCTTAATCACCGCAAGACCATCCTCCTGTCCGCCCTCTCGGTCGGAATGGCCCTGCTGGGCCTCTCCATATGCAACAGCTTATGGACCGTCCGCGTCACCCTATTCCTTCTCGGATTGTCGGCAGGGATCTATCTCCCCTCAGGCATCGCCACCCTCACCTCCCTGGTCGGCCCCAGGCACTGGGGCAAGGCAATTGCGGTTCACGAGCTGGCCCCCAATCTCGGGTTCGTTGCGGCCCCGCTCCTGGCCGAAGCCTTCATGTACTGGTTTCCATGGCGGGGCGTGATCGTCTTCCTGGGCATCGGTTCCATTATGGCCGCTGCGGCCTTTTATCTCTTCGGAAAGGGAGGCGAGTTTCCCGGACAGGCGCCGAATTTCGGATCCCTGAAAAACCTCTTCGCAGAACCTTCCTTCTGGATAATGGCGCTCCTTTTCTCTTTCGGCATCTGTGGGACCCTGGGCATTTACACCATGCTGCCCCTCTATCTGGTGGCCGATCAGGGACTTCACCGCAACTGGGCCAACATGCTGGTGGCCCTCTCGCGGATTCCCAGTGTATTTATGGCATTTGTGGCCGGCTGGCTGAGTGACCGCATCGGGCCGAAGTTGACCATCAGCGGCGTATTTCTGATCACAGGCCTGCTGACCATACTCCTTGGCACGGTCTCGGACGCTTGGATCGTGGCCCTCGTTTTTCTCCAGCCGGTTATTGCCGGATGTTTTTTTCCGCCCGGATTTGCCGCCCTCTCCGCCATCGGTCCCCCCGATGCACGGAACGTGGCTGTCTCGCTCACTGTCCCTGCGGCCTTTGTTTTTGGAGGCGGGGCCATCCCCATCGGAATCGGGATGATGGCTGATACCGGGTTTTTTGATTTGGGGATCGCCCTGACCGGCGGGCTCATCCTTACCGGATCCGTCCTTGCCCTCTTTCTGAAATCCCCCCGTCCCTGA
- a CDS encoding Zn-ribbon domain-containing OB-fold protein, translated as MAKQKKEIDDRFKRFGTVSFTSITKVNDFIDYLDQGKVMGTRCKVCGRVFFPPRADCYACLSSDMEWFDVSGKGRLVSYSKLEFAPIGFGDDLPYAIALLDYGNYKVFGRIADDVPEDEIQVGMEMTTRVNQLPNGQLNYVFQKA; from the coding sequence ATGGCCAAACAGAAAAAAGAGATAGATGATCGCTTCAAGAGATTCGGAACCGTAAGCTTTACCTCCATCACCAAGGTCAATGACTTTATCGACTATCTGGATCAGGGCAAGGTCATGGGGACGCGGTGCAAGGTGTGCGGCCGGGTCTTTTTCCCACCCAGGGCCGACTGCTATGCCTGCCTCTCCAGCGATATGGAATGGTTCGACGTCTCCGGCAAAGGCAGACTCGTGAGCTACAGCAAACTGGAGTTCGCCCCCATCGGATTCGGCGACGACCTCCCCTATGCCATCGCGCTGTTGGATTACGGAAATTACAAGGTGTTCGGCCGTATCGCCGATGATGTGCCGGAGGACGAGATCCAGGTGGGTATGGAGATGACCACCCGGGTGAACCAGCTCCCCAACGGCCAGTTAAACTATGTATTTCAAAAGGCCTGA
- a CDS encoding cytochrome c family protein, with amino-acid sequence MAMLRSKCFAGVCCLAFFGIVLLMNSPLGASDNQAQSLKELLTWYDTSRCKECHEEIYAQWEKSHHARSIMDIFMDGYLKKGVLAVKNPNEATRKNFPCFKCHFPHLDHASDKVASEIAAAILNQDQATMKKLNINCLVCHRDMGIVHGFPKADVLYGKTDVEDHPDDGFKEVHKSPVMTQSAMCGQCHGLGPVFDFEYPVQCATLYGSYLHAYVPAGGTQTCQECHMEKADHTCPPNFKDRTDTSRRLAEALPMDVTAMFYRPQIDPGKLVPTVLVETRITSRAGHRIPDG; translated from the coding sequence ATGGCGATGCTTCGCAGCAAGTGCTTCGCAGGGGTGTGTTGCCTCGCATTCTTCGGTATCGTCTTATTGATGAACTCCCCTCTGGGCGCCTCGGATAACCAGGCCCAATCCTTGAAAGAACTGCTTACATGGTACGATACCTCTCGGTGCAAAGAGTGCCACGAAGAAATCTATGCCCAGTGGGAGAAATCCCACCATGCCAGGTCCATCATGGATATTTTTATGGATGGGTATCTCAAGAAAGGGGTCCTTGCCGTCAAGAACCCGAATGAGGCTACGCGAAAGAACTTCCCCTGCTTTAAGTGCCATTTTCCTCATCTCGACCATGCCTCTGACAAAGTGGCCTCCGAAATCGCTGCAGCAATCCTAAACCAGGATCAGGCAACCATGAAGAAGCTGAACATCAACTGTCTGGTCTGTCACCGGGACATGGGTATTGTCCACGGATTTCCGAAAGCGGACGTCCTTTATGGCAAGACGGATGTGGAGGACCATCCTGACGACGGTTTTAAGGAGGTGCACAAGAGCCCTGTCATGACCCAATCGGCCATGTGCGGTCAGTGTCATGGACTGGGCCCGGTTTTCGATTTCGAGTATCCGGTTCAGTGCGCCACGCTGTATGGAAGCTACCTCCACGCCTACGTCCCTGCAGGAGGGACACAGACCTGCCAGGAATGTCACATGGAAAAGGCCGACCATACCTGCCCGCCCAACTTCAAGGATCGCACGGACACGTCCAGACGGCTGGCCGAGGCCCTCCCCATGGACGTGACGGCCATGTTCTACCGGCCCCAGATCGACCCCGGCAAACTGGTTCCCACCGTGCTTGTGGAGACCCGAATTACCAGCAGGGCCGGCCATCGCATTCCGGACGGGTGA
- the prmA gene encoding 50S ribosomal protein L11 methyltransferase, whose translation MARSSNTQPTSWLEISIQADPVLQDPLSSFLFDMGCTGVVSEDFQDRTLKAYLPFQPDLEEISARIGLYVHDLKEILPDVPSPVIQLKEVQNQDWGLTWRRFFRPTRVTPGLLILPAWEPLPETTDVVHIIRMDPGPAFGTGQHPTTRMCLEAMERVPLRRPWSLLDVGTGSGILAIYGVQLGAENVLALDTDPEAIRWAGRNIRLNKASELIELSPLPVEELKKEFSLVCANLILGEILRLMPFFPGLMGPGGRLILSGILKDQVREVVVSLSENSLQAHEPLHQGEWACIIAARTDEKDAC comes from the coding sequence ATGGCCCGTTCGAGCAATACCCAACCCACATCATGGCTGGAGATTTCCATTCAGGCAGACCCTGTCCTGCAGGACCCGCTGAGTTCCTTTCTCTTTGATATGGGCTGCACCGGCGTGGTATCGGAAGACTTCCAGGACCGCACATTGAAGGCCTATCTCCCCTTCCAGCCGGACCTGGAGGAGATCAGTGCCCGAATCGGGCTGTACGTCCACGATCTGAAAGAGATACTCCCCGACGTGCCCTCCCCGGTGATCCAACTCAAAGAGGTGCAAAACCAGGACTGGGGCCTCACCTGGCGCCGGTTTTTCCGTCCAACCCGGGTGACGCCCGGGCTCCTCATCCTCCCTGCCTGGGAACCTCTCCCGGAGACGACGGATGTTGTGCATATCATCCGCATGGACCCCGGCCCTGCCTTCGGGACCGGCCAGCACCCCACCACCCGGATGTGCCTCGAGGCCATGGAGCGGGTGCCGCTCAGGAGACCCTGGTCCCTCCTTGACGTGGGCACCGGGAGCGGCATCCTGGCCATATACGGGGTACAGTTGGGCGCAGAAAATGTCCTGGCCCTGGATACGGACCCGGAGGCCATCCGCTGGGCCGGGCGGAATATCCGGCTGAATAAGGCCTCCGAACTCATCGAGCTTTCTCCCCTTCCTGTTGAAGAATTAAAAAAGGAATTCTCTCTTGTCTGCGCCAATCTGATCTTGGGAGAGATCCTGAGGCTGATGCCCTTTTTTCCGGGTCTCATGGGCCCCGGGGGAAGGCTGATCCTTTCCGGGATTCTAAAGGACCAGGTCCGGGAGGTCGTTGTTTCACTCTCAGAAAATAGCCTACAGGCGCACGAGCCGCTGCACCAGGGCGAGTGGGCCTGCATCATCGCTGCAAGAACGGATGAGAAGGACGCATGTTGA
- a CDS encoding 16S rRNA (uracil(1498)-N(3))-methyltransferase has protein sequence MLRRFFVEASIEPDRPCVITGSEARHMVKVLRMAPGDRLMLMDGGGARFEAVIQSATRREVTVRPEKPLPSLPPSPVEIILCQALLKSDPMDYLIQKTSELGVDAIFPFFSQRTIVRLEEERFAHRLRHWNEVGRSAAKQSGRIAPPLIAAPSGLEALTAKWRTESGLKAILWEGEGKRDLKALLRDSSRTDRFIGIIGPEGGFAREEVITAEEAGFISVSLGSRILRAETAAMAMVAVVQYEWGDLAFQ, from the coding sequence ATGTTGAGGCGCTTTTTTGTGGAAGCATCCATTGAACCGGACCGACCATGTGTTATCACAGGATCCGAGGCTCGCCACATGGTGAAGGTGCTGAGGATGGCGCCGGGAGATCGATTGATGCTCATGGACGGTGGCGGCGCCCGCTTTGAGGCCGTCATTCAGTCGGCAACTCGAAGAGAGGTGACGGTCAGACCGGAAAAGCCCCTCCCCTCCCTTCCCCCGTCGCCTGTCGAAATCATCCTCTGCCAGGCCCTGCTGAAATCCGACCCGATGGATTATCTGATTCAGAAGACATCCGAACTGGGTGTGGATGCCATCTTTCCATTCTTTTCTCAACGGACCATTGTCCGGCTTGAAGAGGAGAGATTCGCCCACCGGTTAAGGCACTGGAATGAAGTCGGTAGGAGCGCTGCAAAGCAGTCAGGAAGGATAGCCCCGCCCCTGATCGCCGCCCCGTCCGGCCTTGAAGCACTGACAGCAAAATGGCGGACGGAAAGCGGTCTGAAAGCAATTCTGTGGGAAGGCGAAGGAAAACGGGATCTGAAAGCGCTGCTGAGGGATTCTTCCCGAACAGACAGATTCATAGGGATCATCGGACCTGAAGGCGGTTTTGCGAGGGAAGAGGTTATAACGGCTGAGGAGGCCGGCTTTATTTCGGTCTCCCTTGGAAGCAGGATCCTGAGGGCAGAGACCGCTGCCATGGCCATGGTGGCCGTTGTTCAGTATGAATGGGGGGACTTGGCTTTTCAGTAA
- a CDS encoding acetyl-CoA acetyltransferase, whose amino-acid sequence MAKVGIIGVGQSAFVRGYPGSIRELAFEGFRDAMQDAQISAKDIDASIICSAPEYDKQRSPAGVFAEYLGLVPQPTCYLESLCSSSSMGLRVAYSLVKSGLHDVVAVIGFQKMSEISSAESQERMGRGADIQWESPFGTMMPAYYAMYARAHMERYGTTPEDLARIRVKAATYGQINEKAVYRKPVTFEMFSDPESPMSNPVASPLRVGDCCANADGSSCVIVASEEKARAFSKKPVWVLGLGAASTAVNLAGRDLFTGLTVAQQAGEQAYKMAGITAKDIDVAEVHDCFTIAEMMAYENLGFAKPGEGKELIKAKETYKEGSIPVNVDGGLLSKGHPIGATGGSQIRTIVLQLRGEAGDMQVKDPEIGLIHNIGGVGLYGNVSILGR is encoded by the coding sequence ATGGCGAAAGTAGGAATTATCGGCGTGGGTCAGTCCGCCTTTGTGCGGGGATATCCCGGCTCTATTCGGGAACTGGCCTTTGAGGGATTCAGGGACGCCATGCAGGATGCGCAGATATCCGCAAAAGATATTGATGCATCCATCATCTGTTCGGCCCCGGAATATGACAAGCAGCGATCGCCGGCCGGGGTCTTTGCCGAGTATTTGGGGCTCGTTCCCCAACCGACCTGTTACCTGGAGAGCCTCTGCTCATCCAGCAGTATGGGGCTGCGGGTGGCTTATTCACTCGTGAAGTCAGGCCTGCACGATGTGGTGGCCGTAATCGGATTTCAGAAGATGTCGGAGATCTCATCCGCGGAATCCCAGGAGAGGATGGGGCGGGGCGCCGACATCCAGTGGGAGAGCCCCTTCGGGACCATGATGCCCGCATATTATGCCATGTATGCCAGGGCCCACATGGAACGCTACGGGACCACTCCCGAGGACCTGGCCCGGATTCGGGTAAAAGCGGCAACTTACGGCCAGATCAATGAAAAGGCCGTCTATCGAAAGCCCGTCACCTTCGAGATGTTTTCAGACCCGGAGAGCCCCATGTCCAACCCGGTGGCCAGCCCGCTCAGGGTCGGGGACTGCTGTGCCAATGCGGATGGCAGCTCCTGCGTGATCGTTGCCAGCGAGGAAAAGGCCAGGGCGTTCTCCAAAAAGCCGGTATGGGTCCTGGGCCTGGGAGCCGCATCCACGGCCGTGAATCTGGCGGGGAGAGATCTCTTTACCGGGTTGACCGTGGCCCAGCAGGCCGGGGAGCAGGCCTACAAGATGGCCGGCATTACGGCCAAGGATATCGATGTGGCCGAGGTCCATGACTGCTTCACCATTGCCGAGATGATGGCCTACGAAAACTTGGGCTTTGCCAAACCCGGAGAAGGTAAGGAGCTGATCAAGGCGAAGGAAACCTACAAAGAAGGGAGCATCCCGGTGAATGTGGACGGGGGGCTTCTTTCAAAGGGCCACCCCATCGGCGCAACCGGTGGGTCCCAGATCCGGACCATTGTGTTACAGCTCCGCGGCGAGGCGGGAGATATGCAGGTGAAGGATCCGGAGATCGGTCTGATTCATAACATCGGCGGCGTGGGCCTTTATGGAAACGTCAGCATTTTGGGGAGGTAA